One genomic region from Lathamus discolor isolate bLatDis1 chromosome 21, bLatDis1.hap1, whole genome shotgun sequence encodes:
- the HOMER3 gene encoding homer protein homolog 3 codes for MGEQPIFSTRAHVFQIDPATKRNWIPASKHALTVSYFYDATRNVYRIISVGGTKAIINSTITPNMTFTKTSQKFGQWADSRANTVYGLGFASEQHLSQFAEKFQEVKEAARLAREKSQDKTELTNPALNITSHQVLPSPIISSNGPGEDKLFRSQSADVEVTTEKERLKKMLSEGSVSEVQWEAEFFSLQDNNNKLVAALHEANANVDQWKKQLAAYQEETETLRQRVAELESQGTQDSSSENNKEELSQTLEELELLIKAKDEEIQMLKSQKCGRWETEGEREETLQKLQELETRNAELEQRLHLAEQTLAETLAEREKIQNEVTKVAEIMDVKIFELSEIRQGLAKLVESN; via the exons AGAGCAGCCAATCTTCAGCACCAGGGCCCACGTCTTCCAGATTGACCCTGCCACTAAACGGAACTGGATCCCCGCCAGCAAACACGCTCTCACTGTCTCCTACTTCTATGATGCCACCCGCAACGTGTACCGGATCATCAGCGTGGGGGGCACCAAG GCAATCATCAACAGCACCATCACCCCCAACATGACTTTCACGAAGACATCCCAGAAATTTGGGCAGTGGGCAGACAGCCGAGCCAACACCGTGTACGGGTTGGGCTTTGCTTCCGAGCAGCATCTCTCCCAG TTTGCAGAGAAGTTCCAGGAAGTGAAGGAAGCAGCTCGTTTGGCGAGGGAGAAATCCCAGGATAAAACAGAGCTGACCAACCCTGCCCTGAACATCACATCTCACCAG GTACTTCCTAGCCCCATCATCAGCTCCAATGGGCCAGGAGAAGATAAACTATTCCGAAGCCAAAGTGCTGATGTGGAGGTAACAACAGAGAAGGAGCGGCTGAAGAAGATGCTCTCTGAAGG TTCTGTGAGTGAGGTCCAGTGGGAGGCCGAGTTCTTTAGCCTCCAGGACAACAACAACAAGCTCGTGGCTGCTCTCCATGAAGCCAACGCCAATGTGGACCAGTGGAAGAAGCAATTGGCTGCTTACCAGGAGGAGACGGAAACGCTGCGGCAGCGG GTAGCAGAACTGGAGTCACAGGGCACTCAGGATTCCTCCAGTGAGAACAACAAGGAAGAGCTGAGCCAAaccctggaggagctggaactACTGATCAAGGCTAAAGATGAG GAGATCCAGATGCTAAAAAGCCAGAAGTGTGGCCGATGGGAAACAGAGGGCGAGCGTGAGGAGAcactgcagaagctgcag GAGCTGGAGACCCGCAAcgcagagctggagcagcgcCTTCACCTGGCTGAGCAGACCCTGGCCGAGACCCTGGCCGAGAGGGAAAAGATCCAGAACGAGGTCACCAAGGTGGCAGAGATCATGGATGTGAAGATATTTGAGCTCAGTGAGATCCGGCAGGGACTGGCCAAGCTGGTAGAGAGCAAttga